The Heyndrickxia acidicola sequence GATTTGAGCCAGGGCAGTTTCCTTCCCAACTTTTTTTGCTCTAATCTTTAAATATCCATTTTTATTAATCGTTGCCCCAATTGCGTTATCGCCAATTGATTTATCAACAGGAATACTTTCACCTGTTATCATGGATTCATCGACGGCAGAATTACCTTCGACAACTACACCGTCAACAGGTATTTTATTTCCTGGCTTAACAAGTACAATGTCGTTTATCCCCACTTGATCAAGAGGAATCTCTAGTTCGACTCCCTCCCTTTCCACTAACGCTGTTTTGGGCTGTAATCCCATCAGCTTTTTAATCGCTTCTGAAGATCTTCCTTTGGCTTTTGCTTCAAACAGTTTCCCAAGAAGAATTAAGGTAATTAAAATAGAACTTGTTTCAAAGTACAGCTCGGTTGATCCCTGTGAACCGATTGAAAGGATTGTTAAATACAAGCTATAAAAGTAGGCTGCTGTAGTACCAAGTGCAACGAGCACATCCATATTGGCACTTTTATTTTTCAAAGCCTTGTAAGCTCCGATATAAAATTGTTTTCCGATAAAAAATTGTACGGGTGTTGCTAGCACTAACTGAACCCATGGATTCATTAATAGATTGGGAACATAGATGAAAGATGTAATGCTGAAGTGACTCACCATTACCCATAATAATGGGAGTGATAGAACAGCTGAAAAGATAAATTTGTTTCTTTGCTTCTTAATTTCTTTTTCTTTATGATCAACGGCTTTATCTCCGCTGTTTTCATCTTTTAGTGAAGCGTCATAGCCCAAACTTTGAACTTTCTTAATAATATCTGCTGTTGAAATTTCAGATGAATTATATTCAACCGTTGCATTTTCCAAGGCAAGATTTACGTTGGCCTTCGTTACCCCATTAAGCTTATTTAACCCTTTTTCAATCCTGTTAGCACAAGCAGCACATGTCATGCCTGTGATCATAAAATCACTTTTATCCAGCTCGACATTGTAACCAAGATTTTTGACTTTCACTTGGAATTCTCCTACATTTGTCACTTCAGGATTAAATTTAATTTTTGCATTTTCTAAAGCAAAGTTTACATTCGCTTCATTTACACCTTCAACCTTATTTAATCCTTTTTCAATTCGATTTGCACAAGCAGCACACGTCATTCCGCCAATTTGAATTTGAACTTCTTTTTCTTTCACACTCATATTATTTTTCACCTTCCTTCATTATACCTCATAGGGGTATATTTTATTAAAAAAGAAAACATGCATTAAGCATGCGCACGTTCCTTGATAACATCATATCCTTGGTCATCAATGGTTTCTTTGATCGTATCGAGTGAAACTTTTTCTATATTGTATTCTATATCTACTAAACTTTCGCTTAAGTGTACTTTTACCTCTTTAACACCCTCTAAAGCACCAACACTTCCTTCAACTGCTTTAACGCAATGACCACATGACATTCCTTGTACTTCTAAAGTGATTTTTTCCATTCATAACACTCCTTTATTTTTTTAATAACCGTTGGACAGTTCCTAAGAATTCATCCAACACATCTGTATCTCCTTGATTAAGCCGATCCAGTACGCATCCTTTTAGATGACCTTCTAAAAGAATTTTTGCTACACTATTCAATGCAGATTGCGTAGCAGCGATTTGATTAATGACATCATCGCAGTAAGTATCTTTTTCAATTAGTCCTTTTATTCCTCGTACCTGGCCTTCCACTCTATTTAGACGTGTGACTAAATTTTTCTTAATTTTATCAGAATGGTGGCTATTCTTGTCACTGTGTTCTAGAGGACGCTCAAAATTTTCATTATTTTCCATAACAATGCCTCCTTTATATATTCATTTTACCATACCCCCCTACCCTATGTAAAGGCGTTAATTAGAATTCATTTGTACTATACAATTTCACATATCCCCTTTCTAAAGAGTATAAACCTGTTAAAAGAGTTCCCATTTTAAGAACTAATATATATTCTTCCAATATTTCTTATTGACCTTAACAATTATAAACAGTTATGATGTAAGTAATAATCAATTGATAACGATTATCATTATCGTATTTACATAGGAGGATTAAGAATGCACAACAAGATCATCAACATCAAAACAATCTTAATTACCGTTTCAGTGCTTGTTTTGATTGGTGTTTTGGTTTGGCAGGGAGTTTATTTCAATGGAAATCCTGATCCTACCGCTAAGCACATCTCTCCAACAGCTGCTGTTATCAATACCGCCATATTAGTGTTTAGAGAAGGACTAGAAGCTATACTTGTTTTAGCCGCTATTATCTCTGGGCTCATTCGTAAAAAACAAGATGATTACTGGAAACCGATTTCTATCGGAGCAGGTGTTTCATTCATTGCCACTCTTGCTACTTGGTTTATCGTTGTTGCAATCATCTCTTCAGTCAATGCTTCACAATTAAACATACAAGCTTTTACAGGAATTTTAGCAGTAGTTGTTTTATTAATTATTCTTAATTGGTTCTTCCATAAAATATATTGGACTGGTTGGATTAAGCTTCACAATAATAAGAAACAACAATTGATCGGTCAGAAAAATACAGAAGTATCTGCAAGCGCATTCTGGTCTCTATTTATAGTTGGTTTAACATCTGTCTATAGAGAAGGTTTCGAAGTTGTGCTGTTCCTACAAAACTTACGATTAAAAGTGGGTTCCGATATTATTCTTCAAGGTACTTTAATTGGATTGGCTTTCACTATGGTTGTAGGAGTACTAACCTTTTTGTTCCAGAAGAAATTGCCTCACAAAAAAATGCTGGTATTTACAGGAGTACTTTTGGTTATGGTTCTTGCCGTGATGGTGGGAGAAACCGTACAAGAAATGCAGCAGGCTGGATGGATGAGCACTACACAAATTGGCTTACATTTTCCTGATTGGCTTGGAGTATGGTTCTGTGTCTTCCCTAACGTTGAAGGATTATCCCTTCAAGCAGTTGCAGTCGTTTATGTTGTGGGTTCTTATTTCTTACAACGTTATCTTACTAAGCGGAAAGCATTAAAAAAGTTAAGTTCAGTAAAAACAGCTTAAGATGTAGTAGAACAAAAAGGAGCAACTTTTTTAGTTGCTCCTTTTTTATATTACAAGAGCACGTTGGATCAAATAAAAAGCAATACCTTAGAATACCTAGGATTTTTAATGAATAAAAATAACATGGACATACTTTTACGTAGTCAAATCATAATTAATAGGGGGTATATAGTGTAATGCATGGAGCTGGAGCTAACAAAAAATCTTTTGGACATCAAAAAGTAAATGTTCAAAAAAGATCGACGAATCCCCCAAGAAATAAGAGTGGATATTTTTCCATCATCTTATTAGTATTGACTCTTTTTATCGTTTTAAAATTATTGCCGCTAAATACTTTTTCGTTTATTTCCCACGTCAATTTATCTCATTTCCAACAATATCAAACCAGTACAAAAAAAGTTCCAGAGCGCTCAAAAACTACACATCAAAATACGGACACAGCTGGGCAAGTTACAAATCAAATAATTAAAGAGTTGAAATCCCAAAATTATGATGTCGTTTATGTTAGTGTGCAAAATTCACCAATCACCATTGATATGGTCATTCCATCAAGTGAAGAAAAACATTATTACGATATTAAAAGCCTTGTTTCCACTATTCTTCACAATGATCAATTATCAACTGCCAAGTTGAATATTCACAACTATAACGATGAAAAAGAAGACCTAACTAACTTTGATAATTTGATCAATCATTAACGATAGATTAGTTTCTAATTATACAGAACCTTCCTTTATAATATCTCAAAGGCTTCATCACCAAGAATAAAACGCGTCAAGTAGACAGTGGAAATAATAAAAAATACTCTAAGCGGCTTTAGCTCTATATTCCATAGGGCTAAGGCCGTTTAGTCGTTTTTGATATCGGTCATTATTATAGAAATGAATATATTCATCTATCGCGTTAGAAAGCTCTTCAAAGGTCGAATATTTATGTAAGTAATACTTCTCAGATTTCAAGGTGCCTCAAAAGGATTCCATAGGTCCGTTATCTATACTTCTGCCTACTCGTGACATACTTTGAGTCAACTTTATCTATTCTTCGTATAAATCCATTTCTCTCACCGAAATCATTTACATGGACATCATTTCAAAGTCAACAGATTTTAGATTCTTACTTACACATCGTACAATCAATTAATGTACGACAAATAAAATGGACTAGTTACCTACTGATATAGACTCTATACAATATATAATTATTCTGATAAATTGATATCGAAATTCGATATCGAAGTACGAAATGAGGTGATAATATCGAGGAACGTGTTCTACGAAAATTGTTTCTTGGATTTATTCAAATTCACATTTTGCATCACGCAAAAATGGAACCCATTTATGGCATGTGGATGTTAGAGGAATTAGCGGAACACGGATACAACTTAAGTGCTGGTACGTTGTATCCCGTATTACACACGATGGAAAAGGAAGGTCTTCTATTTAAAGAAAATCGGCTTGTAGAAGGAAAAATCAGAAAATATTACACCACAACCACTCTCGGTACGGAAGTTCTTGATGAAGCCAGAAAAAAGGCATACGAGTTGTTTAAAGAGATTAAAGATTAGGGGGAATGTCAGTTGAAACGGATATTGGAGGTTTTAAAGGTTTCCACCCGATTAGGACTCACATCATTTGGAGGACCAATTGCACACTTGGGATACTTTCATGAGGAGTATGTAAAACGTAGAAATTGGTTAGATGAAAAGAGTTATGCAGATTTGGTTGCTCTTTGTCAATTCCTTCCTGGACCTGCAAGCAGTCAAGTTGGAATTGCCATCGGTATTCAACGCGCTGGATTGATCGGTGGGCTTATGGCCTGGATTGGTTTTACCCTCCCCTCTGCCATTACACTAATGGTGTTTGCTTGGGTACTTAAAGGACTAAATATCCAGCACGCAGGTTGGTTGCATGGTTTGATGATTGTAGCTGTTGCTGTTGTCGCTCAAGCGGTCTGGGGAATGGCAAGTAAGCTTGCAACAGGGAGATTACGAAGCACGATTGCAATACTTTCCGCTATCGCTACACTATTGGTACCTACATCCATGATTCAAGTTCTTCTTATTATTGTATCAGGAATCATCGGATGGAAATTCTTCGAAAAAAATGCGTCACAAGAAATCCAACCGATAAAAATTCCGATTAGCCAAAAAACAGGCATTACTTTTCTTACGCTATTCTTTGGATTTCTAATTGTTTTACCTCTATTAAGACTGGGTATTCACAATCAGGGATTGGCAATGTTTGATAGCTTTTACCGCGCAGGGGCATTAGTTTTTGGTGGAGGTCACGTTGTCCTGCCGTTATTACAAAGAGATGTAGTGCCAACAGGCTGGATGACAAATTCACAATTTCTAGCAGGTTACGGAGCAACACAAGCAATGCCAGGTCCTTTGTTTACCTTTTCCTCCTACCTTGGTTTTGTGTCAAAAACGTTTCCTAACGGCATTACTGGCGGTGTGCTAGCACTCATTGCCATTTTCCTGCCTGCATTTTTACTTGTAGCAGGTGCACTTCCCTTTTGGAATACCCTTCGTTCTAGACCAGGATTCCAATCAGCACTTGCTGGAATCAATGCATCTGTGGTCGGTATCTTAATTGCTGCCTTATATAACCCTGTTTGGACGAGTGCAATCAAGACCCCATATGATTTCTGTCTAGCACTCATCGCATTTGGTTTACTCATGATTTGGAAACTTCCGCCTTGGATTGTTGTAATTATTTCTGCACTTGGCGGGATCGTAATATCCGCTCTTGCTTAGGAGATAAATCCACAAAACAATTTATAAATGGTCGATATATGTTTAGATTACCTATCAAAAATTCATATCTGTGAAACAATGCTTACTGAACAGACGTTAGTGCAACAAAGAAAAAAATTCAGTTTACACTGCACCTCTAACTGGTAGTTACGGCTAACAAATGGGGTGCAGTTCAAGGTAGGTCTCTGTTATGTATCAAATTCATGTTAGTAATTCATCTTTTTAAACTTAAATTTCTTCTTTTGGAATAATTCCTGCTTCTTTGTGTTCTCCAAGTTTTTTTACCATTGATATCGCATCATCTTTTTGCTTCGTTAAAGGAGAAAATATTTGTGATGAAAAATTTGCAGGATTTAAAATTTTCGTCTCATGATTGAGAAATAGTTGGGAGTATTTGCAGAATCCCAATTTTTTCGTTTGACTCAAAAATTATGGTTAACTTGAACCTCAGCAATTTGAGCATATGTCAATTGAAATATTTTTGCCCCAAAAGGTTGACCAGTCATCATTTCCGTCTTGATAATAATAACCCTTCTGTCTATACAAATAAGCGCCTCTTTACAGGCTCCCTGAATGTTAGCTCAACTTAAATGGAGGGTGAATCCAGTTTTATAATGTTTTCACTAAAAAAGATTGGTAACAAATAGCTACCAATCCCTAGAGAAAGATCTAGAATATTTGTATCTAAGTCTTCAATTATAGATATTTCCTTTGCACCGCTCTGCCATCGTAGCTAAAGACCATTTCCTTGCCTTCTACTACAGATTCCATATGCACACTCCTGCCCCAAAGCTGATGGATATACGGCAAAACCTTTTCAAGGTATTTGAGATCTAATTCCACCCCTTCATACCAGTGCTTTAAATAAAGTTCCCCATTACGCAAATAGTCCCCATCCAGGACCGTAATGTAAGGAAAACCTCCGTTTACCCGCATGCTTACGAGCTGATCCCGCACATTTTTCCATTCCTTATCAATTACTTTGTAGTCCCTTCCTTGTTTTTGGAATAAATACATGTCTTCCCTTGTGACTAAATCCTTGGTCAAATAATTTCGCAAAAAAGAGATATCCGATTCAACTTCCCTGACCTCAAACATTTTCTCCCTGCCGGAATTGGGCTTTTCCCCCAATTTCTTCATTTCTTCAGTCGGGTTATTCCAGCGCTCTTCAATATCCTCAAAAATCTTAATCCCCAAATAATAAGGGTTAATCCCTGTTCTGGATGGCTGTACAACGCCTGCGTTTAACTTAGCAAACTCAATGGCCTCATCGCTGGTAAGGTCCAACTCACGCAAAATCCGCTGATGCCAGAACGATGCCCAGCCCTCATTCATGATCTTAGTTTCAAGCTGAGGCCAGAAATACAGCATTTCTTCGCGAATCATCGTCATGATATCGCGCTGCCACTCCGTTAGTTCCCGGCTGTATTGTTCAATAAACAGCACAATATCTTTTTCCGGCTGAGGGGGCAGTTTCTTTTTTCTTTTCTTTGGAGGTTCTTTTTTCTCCTTTGAATCCAATGACCATAAATCATCATAGGGAGAAGACTTTTCACGCTCTTCCTCTTCCCATATATCCTCGTCGTCAAGCGTCCAGGCCAGCTTTGGCCGCATTAATGAAGGATCAATATGCTCTTCAATAGCCAAAACCGCATCAACAAACGTTTCCACTTCCCGTTTACCGTATTTCAGTTCATAAGCACGAATCCTTTCAGCTGTGGCAGCCATGCTTTCCACCATATCTCTTTTTGTATTTCCAAAACGAATGTTATTTTTAAAAAAGTCGCAATGTGCCAATACGTGGGCTACAATCAGTTTATTTTGTATAAGCGAATTAGAATCCAGCAAAAAAGCATAGCATGGATTCGAATTGATGACCAGCTCATATATCTTGCTTAAGCCTAAGTCATATTGCAGCTTCATCTTAAAAAACTGCTTTCCAAAACTCCAATGGGAAAATCGAGTAGGCATCCCATAAGCACCAAAGGTATAAATAATATCAGCTGGGCAGATTTCATACCTCATTGGATAGAAATCCAGCCCAAAGCCAGAAGCGATTTCCGTAATTTCAGCAATAGCATATTCCAATGCCTTATGCTCACTTTGATTCACTCGCCATTCCCCCTTTTTTCTTCTTAAGACAATGTATGAAAAAAAGAAGGAAATCATGAAACAGGAAAAGCGAAACTTCCTCCAGTGGTATTCTAAAAGCAGGGGCTGCAACGATTAAAGTATTTTTTTCCAAACGGGGGAAATCAATTTCAAAATGGCTTTATGACTTTATCATGCAAATAGTCATTTCAATCAGCCCAAAAAGGATTTGGCTATAATACCAAATCCTTCTCAAATTTTATAATCTTTTATTCCCTTGTGCACCAGCATGCATACCAGCTAGAAACACCGGCAGTATACTAATAAACAAAAGGCACGATGATAAAATAAAGACCCATTCAATTCCGGCATGCTGCAGCAGCCATCCCGCTCCCAGGCTGGCTAAGCCAAATACAAGTGTTGTAATGGCTCCCTGCGCGGCAAATACATTTGGAAGCTTATCAAGAGAAGCTTCGGCTTGTATAAACGTGTGTAAAATAATTCCTTTTACTTGATCAAAAAAACCAAAAAGCAATGACAAAATAAGGGCAAATATGGAATTATGGGTCAGCCCGAACACCGCTGTTACCAGCGCGGTCACAAAGCTTGATACCCAGAAAATCCTTACCTGCCTTCCTGCTATCAACGAATGAATTTTTATCAAAGCAAGACTGGCAAAAATAAGCCCTGTACAAAAGGCGCCATTGATAAATCCCCACCATTCTACACTTGTATGAAGCTGTTTCTCCACGTAAATATATAGAATAGCCGCAATCCATACCACACCTGCTGCTGACTCAAGAAGATAAACCATCTGCGTGAAGCGTAAAGGTTTGTTTCTCCATAATTCATAAAAACCCTCTGTTACTTTTTCAAAATAACCAGTGACAGTTTCTCTATGAGCAGACTTCTGATCGTTCATTATCACAGGGATGGTCATCATAAAAAAAGTACTGATAATGTAGCATACACCAGTTACCAACATAGTTCCTTCAGGCTGAATAATGGCAGTCATCATCCCTCCCGCAGTCCAGCCGGCAAATTGAATGGCTTGGTCAAGTGTAGAAAGGAAGCCATTTGACTTAAGCAGGTCTTCACGCCTGACAATAAATGGTACCAATACATTGGCAGCAGGAAGCGCCCAGCCATCCAGAAACGCAATGAGCGCAGCTAAAATAAAGATGGACAACAGGCCGTCATAATGCATAAAGATTAAAAAGAATAAACAAAACAGAAGTATGGTTTTTAACCCCTGTGTTCCTGCGAGAAGATTTTTTAGTGTATATCGATCCAAAACAATAGGGGCTATTATGCTGCTTAAAAATTTCGCGAAGGTGATAATAAAAGGCACCAATGCCATTTGAACTGCCGAGCCGGTTAACTGATACACCACCGCAATTAAGGCGACAATATACAGAACATCTCCGAGATTGGCACAGGATTGACCTACCCATAAATACCGGAAGGCTTTATTACGCATTTCCTTTCCTCCTTAAAAATATTTAGTTGATTAAATGAAGGAAGGAAAATCACATTGGACATTATCACCTTTCTTAGAATGGGAAGAATCCCCATTCTCATGGTTTAAATTACCTTTATTATATCATGAATGTTCATTAAGGCTCTTTGCTATTAATTTGATGCTTTTACTTTCAAATAACTAATTCGTGTTTTGTCCGTACTTGCGTTCAACTTTTCTAAATCAATTCAATGTTAAATGCAGAAGTTGCAAAGAACGAACTAATTTAACAGCGGATTATTCTTATACTCGCTGATCAAAATTCAGCATAATCTCCAACTTTTACAGCGACAAAAAAAAGCCTAACTACATACACTAACATCAACTCCTTAAATAAAGGAGGGGCTGACGAATGGTTTATGTTGATTATGATCGTGCCCTTTATTACACCCATCGTTCCGAGTGGGATAACCTGCTGATTTTAATGGTAAGGACAAAAGACGATTTACTATCGAAGCGAATTGAGCATCTTCTGCATGCGTACCATTTTTCACATGATTATAATGTTATCGAAAGGAGTTTATATTCACTCCTCCGCTATATTGATCATGCAAATGGTGCCTTAAAAACAACACAAGAAATTACCGGGGATGGTTATTTATACACGTAGGCAAGATGGCTGGGCTGCCATGAAGATCCAAACAAAAGAAATCCACCAATAAAAGCCTGCTTTTAGGGTCTCCTAAATGCAGGCTTTTTATTAGTGTTGATTTGGACACACTGGGGAATATAGCGGATACACAAGACTCCTGCTGTAAGCACCCTATCCGTCGTTGCATCTGAAGCCAAAATCAACAGGAAAGATTGTTAAAGTTCAAAACCAGCTCCAAACATTAAATTAACAATTCATTTGCGGGTTTTTTAAACATACTAAAAGCGGAATGAAGCGATCGAACCGACATTTCAAATTGAGAATAACAAAACGGAAACGTAATGTCATATTCCTCAAGTATCGCTCGATTACGATTAAACAGTACTTCATAATCAACTGCATCTTTTTTAAAAATTCTTAATTCTAAAATCGTAATAATTGTTTGTAAACTGGCTATCACTCTGTAGGAACCCTTTAATGTACTGAAATAATCAAATCGGCATGAGGAGGGACAAAGGATATTCAAATCCCTAAAATTAGCAATTTCTTCACCAGAATAAAACTGCGGAAAAATTTCTGTATACATATATTCCATTAGTTCAATTATTTTTTGTTGCTGCTCATCCGTAGATGCATATAAAATTTTCACTCTTAACACACCCTTATCTAATGTAGCTTATCTCCCATTTTTTTTTCTAAACTATTCACAAATAACTTGTGTGCGAATCAAGGTATTTCTTTGTATAATAAGTATGGCAATTAGTAGGAAGTACTCTGTTTAAAAATTGGAAATATGATGAACATTTAGGTAAACACGTTAATTTATATAGTGAATATATCACACAATTCAAGACGTTAACCGTGGTAATTATGCCCATAAGAAAGGAATTATTTTATGGAGATAACAAAAAACGGCACTTTATTCAATGTTGTTATACCAAAGGAATTAAATGGTTTTACCATTGAAAGAATCCTTAGAGAATATTGGCCGACGCCCAAAAAGCTGCTCCATCAAATTCGAATGGAGAAGTCCGTTATGATTAATGGCGATTACAAGAGCTGGACTGCCCCTTTATCTGCAGGAGACAAATTTTCTATAGCCATCTTTAAGGATGAAGATCCAGGTGTTACAGCCTGGAAAAGACCTATTGATGTATTGTTTGAGGACGACCACCTGCTGGTTGTCAATAAGCCGGAAGGAATGGATACCCACCCCAATAATGATGAACAAACAGATACTTTGGCTAATGCGGTTGCTTATTATTATGAAAAAAACAATATATCCTGCAGAGTGCGCCATGTCCATCGCCTCGACAGGGATACCACCGGGGCTGTCCTTTTTGCTAAGACTGCCTGGAGCCATGCTATCCTGGATCACATGCTGACTGAAAGAAAAGTAAAAAGAACATACTGGGCACTGGTACATGGCTTTTTAAATCCTGACTCTGGTCTAATTAATAAAGCCATTGGCCGCGATCGACACCATCCTACAAGGAGAAGGGTATCTCCATCTGGCCAGCACGCCATTACCCATTATCATGTGTTAGATACTATTAAAAAGGAAAAACTTTCACTAGTTGCATGTACCCTGGATACTGGAAGAACTCATCAAATTAGGGTTCATATGAGTTTTTTAGGGCATCCTCTGGCTGGCGATACATTATATGGAGGGAAACCTATCTATCAAAGGCAGGCTCTTCATGCACGAAAGCTTCAATTTGTGCATCCTTTTACTAAGGTAAACATAGAGTGTACTGCACCTTTTCTTGATGAACCTCCTATCTTTGAAGCCTTTCTTAAATAGCTCGGAAAGAATCGTATTCAAAGTGGATTAAGCTTCCTTTGATTTAAAGTACTTACTTTTTTCATCGTCTAATAATGAAATTTATTAAGCCAGTATATTTAGGGAAAGACTCTTATCGTAAAAATATCTTACGAAAAGATGCAACGAAGACAGACAACATACGGAATGATGCCTTGTACGTAAAGCAACAATCTAAAAAAACTCAGATATCCGCTTTCCGATAGGCACTGGAGCTGGACAGAGAATAAACCGGATAAGTATTTACCGAAAAAAGGAAACAAACTAAAAACTTTGTTTCCTTTTTCCATCCCTTCCTTGTGTTACCAATTAAGAAAAGAACAAAAAGGGACATCTCTTAATACTCTGCTTCCTTTAGCCCCATGGAAATATATTTCATTTCCACATATTCCATCATTCCCTCTCGCCCGCCTTCTTTTCCCTGTCCAGATTGTTTTATTCCGCCAAACGGCGCTTCAGCCGCTGCAGGGAATACATCATTTATCCCAATAATTCCATACTCCAGCTGCTCCATGACCCGCCATGCCCGATTAATATTCTCTGTAAATACATATGATGCTAATCCGTAGCTTGTCAGATTAGCTTTTTCTATGGCTTCTTCTTCACTTGTAAAAGACTGGATAGGCACTACAGGACCAAATGTTTCCTCTTTCATTACCAGCATCTCGTCCGTAATTCCTGTTAAAACGGTAGGCGTATAATAGAAGCCTTTTAAATTTTTTGAAAGAGATGGACGATTGCCTCCTGCGGTGATGGAGGCTCCCTTATTTATTGCATCCTGGACATGGCTTTGTACTTTTTCAAGAGCATGATTGTCTATCAATGGCCCTATCTCGATTCCGGTTTCCAGTCCATTCCCCATCTTCAATTGCTTCACTTTTTCAACGAGCTTTTTTACAAAATGATTGTAAATGGATTCTTGGACATAAATTCTGTTTGCACAGATGCAGGTTTGTCCAGCATTTCTAAATTTACTCATGAGCGACAAGCTTACAGCCTGGTCAATATCTGCATCTTCAAAAACAAGAATGGGAGCGTGGCCCCCCAGCTCCAGAGAAAGCTTTTTTACATTATCGGCACTGCTCCGCATTAGATGTTTTCCCACCTCTGTGGATCCCGTGAACGTTATCAGCCTCACATCCTGTTCTTCCAGCCATGCTTTTCCTATTGAAGCAGGATCACCCGTTACCAGGTTTAAGACTCCTTTTGGAAGACCAGCCTCCTCAAAAATTTTCACAAGCCCAACTGCTGATAACGGCGTTTGTTCTGCCGGTTTTAAAACAACCGTACAGCCGGCTGCTAACGCTGGACCCAGTTTTCTCGCAATCATAGAGCTGGGAAAATTCCATGGAGTAATGGCAGCAACGACTCCTATAGGTTGAGGAATCGTAAACAACCTTTTCCCCTTATTGGAGGAGGGGATCATTTCTCCGTATATCCGGTTTGCTTCTTCTGCATACCAGAGCAAGTAGCTTGCAGCAGAGGCTATTTCTCCTCTCGATTCAGCCAGGGGCTTCCCTTGTTCCGTTGTTAAAATAACGGCTAAGTCCTCCTGCCTTTCCATCATGAGCTGATAGGCTCGATATAAATATCCGGATCGCTCCCTTGCTGTTTTAGCCGACCATAAAGGGAGCGCGTCCTTTGCGGCCTGAACTGCGAGCCTGGCATCCTTTTCATCGCCATATGAAAAAGACATGATGTGCTCAAGTGTTGCCGGGTTTAAAACGGCTTCTGTTTTTCCTCCGGCGGCCTCTCTCCAAACGCCATCTATAAAGATGGTGTTTTCTTTTATACCGTTTATCTTCATTTTTCGCGCCTCCCATAACCATATTCTCAAGGAATCAATCATAGAGTTTATTCAAGATTTTGCTGCTGCCTTATCGACTTCAAATGGCCAGGCAGGAAGCATTTTGTTTAAAGGCTTATCTTCCCTGTAGCCTAATACATATTCCGCTTGCATAATGGTATGGATTTCACGTGTTCCTTCATATATAACGGGTGCTTTTGAGTTTCTTAAATAAC is a genomic window containing:
- a CDS encoding YhdB family protein; its protein translation is MVYVDYDRALYYTHRSEWDNLLILMVRTKDDLLSKRIEHLLHAYHFSHDYNVIERSLYSLLRYIDHANGALKTTQEITGDGYLYT
- a CDS encoding DUF5365 family protein, translated to MKILYASTDEQQQKIIELMEYMYTEIFPQFYSGEEIANFRDLNILCPSSCRFDYFSTLKGSYRVIASLQTIITILELRIFKKDAVDYEVLFNRNRAILEEYDITFPFCYSQFEMSVRSLHSAFSMFKKPANELLI
- a CDS encoding RluA family pseudouridine synthase — encoded protein: MEITKNGTLFNVVIPKELNGFTIERILREYWPTPKKLLHQIRMEKSVMINGDYKSWTAPLSAGDKFSIAIFKDEDPGVTAWKRPIDVLFEDDHLLVVNKPEGMDTHPNNDEQTDTLANAVAYYYEKNNISCRVRHVHRLDRDTTGAVLFAKTAWSHAILDHMLTERKVKRTYWALVHGFLNPDSGLINKAIGRDRHHPTRRRVSPSGQHAITHYHVLDTIKKEKLSLVACTLDTGRTHQIRVHMSFLGHPLAGDTLYGGKPIYQRQALHARKLQFVHPFTKVNIECTAPFLDEPPIFEAFLK
- a CDS encoding NAD-dependent succinate-semialdehyde dehydrogenase, whose translation is MKINGIKENTIFIDGVWREAAGGKTEAVLNPATLEHIMSFSYGDEKDARLAVQAAKDALPLWSAKTARERSGYLYRAYQLMMERQEDLAVILTTEQGKPLAESRGEIASAASYLLWYAEEANRIYGEMIPSSNKGKRLFTIPQPIGVVAAITPWNFPSSMIARKLGPALAAGCTVVLKPAEQTPLSAVGLVKIFEEAGLPKGVLNLVTGDPASIGKAWLEEQDVRLITFTGSTEVGKHLMRSSADNVKKLSLELGGHAPILVFEDADIDQAVSLSLMSKFRNAGQTCICANRIYVQESIYNHFVKKLVEKVKQLKMGNGLETGIEIGPLIDNHALEKVQSHVQDAINKGASITAGGNRPSLSKNLKGFYYTPTVLTGITDEMLVMKEETFGPVVPIQSFTSEEEAIEKANLTSYGLASYVFTENINRAWRVMEQLEYGIIGINDVFPAAAEAPFGGIKQSGQGKEGGREGMMEYVEMKYISMGLKEAEY